CAGTCGACCGGCGCGTTCCCGACCGCCGCCGGCAATGAACGCGGACGGGGCGGTGGTGGCCGCCGTCGGGCGGCTGAGGAGGACGATGGCCGCCGTCGGGCGGCTGATGATGACGGCCGTCGTCGGGCGGCGGAGGATAACGGGGACTCCGTGGCGGGTGCCCCGGCCGAGCCGCCGAGCCGATGGCCGGTGAACCCGCAGGGCAGTCGTCCCGCCGACGCCACGAGGCCCCGCCGCGCCCCGGTGGACGGGCCGGCGAGCGGTCCACGGGGCGGTGCGGTGACCGTGCCGCGGCCTTCCGGTCAGGAGCAGACCGGGGGGCGTTCGGCGGTGCCACCGGGCTCCGGCCGGGCTCCGGTCGGTCGGGCCCGCCCCGGTGGCGACATGCCGCCTCAGGTCGGCGCGCCTCCGTCTGGACGACCTACGTCCGGACCGCCTCCGGTCGGTGCGCCGACCCGTCCCACCACCGGTCCGGAGTCCGGGCCGACCAGCGGTGGCCCGAGCGGGCCGGCAACGGGAGAGCACCGGTCGGGCGGGCCACCGCAGACCGGGGCGCATCCACACCTTCGTCCGGTGACCGGCCGGCAGCCGGCTCTGCCCGCTCCCGCCGCCGGTGGCCCCGGCCCCCGGCCCGGGACCGGGCCGGTCGGGCGGGGCCGGGCAGCACCGGAGGAACATCGGGTGGGCGCACCGGGCGCACCGGGCGCACCGGAGCATCGGCCGGGCCGGGCAGCACCCGAGGCACAGCGGCCGGGCGTACCGGGGTCGCACGTACCGGGGCCGCACGTTCCGGGACCGGGGGTACCGGGGCCGGAAGCCGGCGTCCGGCCCGACGCCGATCGACGTACCGTCGGGGCGGCCGCGGTGGTGCCGCCTCCGGCGGTGGCACGCGCGGCGGCACCGGTCCGGCCGACCGGCGACGAGCGCCCCGCGGGGCGGGCGACCCCGCCGCAGCGGGAGCCGGACGTCGACCAGGCCGTCGCCGCCTCCCCGGTCCGTTCGCAGGCAGCGGGGGTGGCCCGGGTGGCCGCCGCCGCACCGGTGACCGGGCCGGGTGGTCCCCGACCGGCGACCCCCGGCGGCGTCACGGACGAGCCGGACGCCGAGCAGGCCCGCGACGAGGCCGCGGAGCGGACCGCGACGGCCGGGGACGGAGCCGGGGGCGCCCGCTCCGAGCTGCGCCGCCGTCTGCGGGAGCGCCGCCGGCTGCGGTTGGGCCTGCTGGCCCTGGTGAGCGTGCTGGTGCTCGGTGCGTTGCCGCTCTACTTCGGCATCCGTACCCTCAGCCGCGATCCGGTCTTCGACACCCTCGACGCCCTCGGCGTGCCGGGCTGGGCGGCGGTACGGGTCGAGGACGACGTCAGCGGCAGCCGCTGGTGTCTGCTCGACTGCCGGCTGCGCGAGCGCACCGTGGAGTCCGAGCGCCCACCGGCGGAGACCGCCCAGGCCTACGAGCAGGCGTTGGCCGCTGACGGGTGGCGGCCCTGGAAGGTGGACCGCTGCCCGGAGCAGCCGGCGAACGGCTCGTACACCTGCTGGCGGCGCGACGAGCTGACCCTCGACCTGTGGGTACGCGAACCGACGTGCGTGCCGCCGCCGGTGGACGGCGAACCCGCGATCGTGCCCTCACCGGCCCCGCAGGAGCGGTCGGCGGAGTGCAGCGGATCGTCGGTGTCGCTGAAGGTGCGCAACGCCATCGACGACGACCGGACCCGTCCGCAGCCGAGCACCGACCCCTCGTTGACCGGTGAGGATCCGTACCCGACGTTGACCGAGGACCCCCTGGGCGAGCCGACCCCCTCACCGTCGTGAGCCGACTTCCATCACTGACGGTAGGGTCTGGGGCTGGTGGGGCCGCTGGTCCCACCAGCCGATGACGCAGGGCGGATCACGCCCGACGCGGCACCCGGTGACGGTCGCCCGCCCGGCGAGGACGTCGAGGCTCGTTAGCTCTGTTTGAGGAGGACATGCGTGGACGGTGGACAGATCGCTGCCCTGATCGCGGCTGGCGCGTTCCTGATGCTGGTGGTCGTGCTGGCGGTGCCGATCCTGCGGCTGCGGCACACCGTGGACGCCACGACCAGGATGATCAGTGACCTCAACGAGCAGACCACGCCGTTGCTGGGTGACGTCAACGTGACGGTACGCAACGTCAACACCGCGCTGGAGCAGGTGCAGACCTCGCTGGACGGGGTGAACCTCCAGCTCGCCAAGGTCGACACGATGACCAGCCACGCGCAGAACGTCACGGCCAACGTGGCGAACCTGGCCACCGTGGTCTCCGCCGCCGCGGCGAACCCGCTGGTCAAGGTCGCCGCCTTCGGCTTCGGGGTACGCAAGGCGGCGTCCGCCCGGCGGCATGCCGAGACCGAGCGTGAGGTGCGCGACACGATCAAGCAGCAACGCCGGGCCGCCAAGCGCAGCAACCGCTCCGCCGGCGGGCAGGGTCTGGGGGACCGGTCATGAGGCGGCTGTTCTGGCTGGGCATCGGCGTGGCCGTGGGCGTGCTGGTGGTCCGCAAGGCGACCCGTACCGCGCAGGCGTACACGCCGGCCGGTATCGCCGACGGGCTGTCGCAATCCGCTGGCAGTCTGGTGGAGTCGCTGCGTAGCTTCGTGGAGGACGTCCGGATCGGGATGGCCGAGCGGGAGCAGGAGATCCACGAGGCGTTCGCCCGCGGTGAGGCGTTCGACGACAACTTCGCCGAGCTGCGGGAGGACCCGCGGATCGGGGACCGAGAGATTTTTCCGGAGGAGCACCAGCGATGAAGACGGCGGAGATCAAGCGGCGGTATCTCGCGCACTTCGAGGCGAACGGCCACGCCGTGGTGCCGTCCGCTCCGCTGCCCGCCATCGACGACCCGAACCTGCTCTTCGTCCCGGCCGGCATGGTGCCCTTCGTGCCCTACTTCCTCGGGCAGCAGACTCCGCCGTACCGGCGGGCGGTCAGCGTGCAGAAGTGCATCCGGACCCCGGACATCGACGAGGTCGGCAAGACCAGCCGGCACGGCACGTTCTTCCAGATGAACGGCAACTTCTCCTTCGGCGACTACTTCAAGGAAGGCGCCATCCCGCTGGCCTGGGAGCTGATGACCACGTCGTCGGCACAGGGTGGGCTGGGGCTGGACGCCGACCGGCTCTGGGTGACCGTCTACCTCGACGACGACGAGGCGTACGACATCTGGCACCGCACGGTGGGGGTGCCGGCCGAGCGCATCGTACGCCGGGGCAAGGGCCCGAACTTCTGGGACATGGGCATTCCCGGCCCGTGCGGCCCGTGCTCGGAGATCTTCATCGACCGGGGCCCGGAGTACGGCCTCGACGGCGGTCCGGAGGTCGACGAGGACCGCTTCATGGAGCTGTGGAACCTCGTCTTCATGCAGTACGAGCGGGGTCCCGGCGCGGGCAAGGACTACCCGCTGGTGGGTGAGCTGCCGGCCAAGAACATCGACACCGGCATGGGCCTGGAGCGGATGGCCTCGGTCCTGCAGGGCGTCGACAACCTCTACGAGATCGACGAGATCCGGCCGATCCTGGCCCGCGCCGCCGAGCTGACCGGCAAGCGCTACGGCGCGCACTCCGGGCACGTGGCCAGCGAGTCGCACCCGGACGACGTCCGGCTGCGGGTGATCGCCGACCACCTGCGTACCGCGCTGATGTTGATCGGTGACGGGGTGACCCCGAGCAACGAGGGGCGCGGCTACGTGCTGCGCCGGATCATGCGGCGGGCGATCCGGGCGGTGCGGCTGCTGGGTTACCAGGATCCGGCCCTGCCGGAGCTGCTGCCGGTGGCCCGCGACTGCATGGCCCCGTCGTACCCGGAGCTGGCCGCCGAGTTCGGCCGGATCGCCGACTACGCGTACGCGGAGGAGGAGGCCTTCCTGTCCACGCTGCGCGCCGGCACCACGATCCTGGACACGGCGATCGCCGAGACCCGGTCGGCGGGCCGCCCGGCGCTGTCCGGGGAGAAGGCCTTCCAACTGCACGACACCTACGGCTTCCCGATCGACCTGACCCTGGAGATCGCCGCCGAGCAGGGGCTGCAGGTGGACGCCGACGGCTTCCGCCGGCTGATGGCCGACCAGCGCAACCGGGCGAAGGCCGACGCCCAGGCGCGCAAGACCGGGCACACCGACGTGTCGGCGTACCGGGGGGTGCTGGACGCCGGCGGGCCGGTGGAGTTCACCGGTTACACCGAGCTGACCCGGGAGTCCCGGGTCCGGGCGGTGCTGGCCGGCGGCGGCGAGGTCGGCGCGGCAGCCGAGGGGGACACCGTCGAGCTGGTGCTCGACACCACCCCGTTCTACGCCGAGGGCGGTGGCCAGCAGCCCGACCAGGGTCTGATCACCGTCGGCGGTGGCCAGGTCGAGGTCTTCGACGTGCAGCAGCCGGTACCGGGGCTGATCGTGCACCGGGCCCGGGTCGTCCGGGGCGAGGTCCGCGCCGGCGAGACCGGGTACGCCGAGATCGACGTGACCCGGCGGCGGGCGATCTCCCGGTCGCACACCGCGACCCACCTGGTGCACCAGACCATGCGTAACTTCCTCGGCGCCTCGGCCACCCAGGCCGGTTCGTTGAACGCCCCCGGCCGGCTGCGGTTCGACTTCAACACCCCGACCGGGGTGGCGCCGAGCGTGCTGCACGACGTGGAGCAGCAGGTCAACGAGGTGCTCCTGGCCGACCTGGAGGTGCACGCCTTCATCACCACCCAGGAGGAGGCCCGGCGGATCGGCGCGATGGCGCTCTTCGGCGAGAAGTACGGCGAGCGGGTCCGGGTCGTCGAGGTCGGCGACTACGCCCGGGAGCTGTGCGGCGGCACCCACGTGGCCCGCTCGGCCCAGCTCGGCCTGGTCAAGATCCTCTCCGAGGCGTCGGTGGGTTCGGGGGTCCGGCGGATCGAGGCCCTGGTGGGCATGGACGCCTTCGGCTTCCTGGCCCGCGAGCACCTGCTGGTGTCCCGGCTGGCCGAGCTGTTCCGGGTCCCCGGCGACCAGGTCGCCGACCGGGTGGAGCAGACCGTCACCCAGCTGCGCGACGCCGAGAAGGAGCTGGACAAGCTCCGGGCGCAGCTGGTGCTGGGCGGGGCGGCGGCGCTGGCCGCCCAGGCCAAGGACGTGCGCGGGGTGGCGTACGTGGGCACCGAGGCGCCCGAGGGGGCGGCCGGCAACGACGTGCGGACGTTGGCCCAGGAGATCCGGGGCAAGATCGACCCGGCCCGGCCGGCGGTGGTCGCGGTGGCGGCCCGGTCCAACGGCAAGGCGTCGCTGGTGGTGT
Above is a window of Micromonospora yangpuensis DNA encoding:
- the alaS gene encoding alanine--tRNA ligase codes for the protein MKTAEIKRRYLAHFEANGHAVVPSAPLPAIDDPNLLFVPAGMVPFVPYFLGQQTPPYRRAVSVQKCIRTPDIDEVGKTSRHGTFFQMNGNFSFGDYFKEGAIPLAWELMTTSSAQGGLGLDADRLWVTVYLDDDEAYDIWHRTVGVPAERIVRRGKGPNFWDMGIPGPCGPCSEIFIDRGPEYGLDGGPEVDEDRFMELWNLVFMQYERGPGAGKDYPLVGELPAKNIDTGMGLERMASVLQGVDNLYEIDEIRPILARAAELTGKRYGAHSGHVASESHPDDVRLRVIADHLRTALMLIGDGVTPSNEGRGYVLRRIMRRAIRAVRLLGYQDPALPELLPVARDCMAPSYPELAAEFGRIADYAYAEEEAFLSTLRAGTTILDTAIAETRSAGRPALSGEKAFQLHDTYGFPIDLTLEIAAEQGLQVDADGFRRLMADQRNRAKADAQARKTGHTDVSAYRGVLDAGGPVEFTGYTELTRESRVRAVLAGGGEVGAAAEGDTVELVLDTTPFYAEGGGQQPDQGLITVGGGQVEVFDVQQPVPGLIVHRARVVRGEVRAGETGYAEIDVTRRRAISRSHTATHLVHQTMRNFLGASATQAGSLNAPGRLRFDFNTPTGVAPSVLHDVEQQVNEVLLADLEVHAFITTQEEARRIGAMALFGEKYGERVRVVEVGDYARELCGGTHVARSAQLGLVKILSEASVGSGVRRIEALVGMDAFGFLAREHLLVSRLAELFRVPGDQVADRVEQTVTQLRDAEKELDKLRAQLVLGGAAALAAQAKDVRGVAYVGTEAPEGAAGNDVRTLAQEIRGKIDPARPAVVAVAARSNGKASLVVSVNPAARSRGLAANDLVKAAFSGRGGGSADLAQGGGLPAAEAPTLLLTVEKAIADT
- a CDS encoding DUF948 domain-containing protein, which translates into the protein MDGGQIAALIAAGAFLMLVVVLAVPILRLRHTVDATTRMISDLNEQTTPLLGDVNVTVRNVNTALEQVQTSLDGVNLQLAKVDTMTSHAQNVTANVANLATVVSAAAANPLVKVAAFGFGVRKAASARRHAETEREVRDTIKQQRRAAKRSNRSAGGQGLGDRS
- a CDS encoding DUF6167 family protein, producing MRRLFWLGIGVAVGVLVVRKATRTAQAYTPAGIADGLSQSAGSLVESLRSFVEDVRIGMAEREQEIHEAFARGEAFDDNFAELREDPRIGDREIFPEEHQR